A genomic region of Raphanus sativus cultivar WK10039 chromosome 6, ASM80110v3, whole genome shotgun sequence contains the following coding sequences:
- the LOC108806318 gene encoding peroxisome biogenesis protein 22, whose amino-acid sequence MAESSSPTEEIGRLIKRLSGYVAFKMSGLFSTPIRNLDSRSIGAIAGLAIAVIFTWRAIRRQPERRRPKRRLQSDHETSTAPSPDVSSSPHEDVVDQFFQPGKPTLGQIVRQRLSEGRKVTCRLLGVILEESSPEELQKQATVRSSVVEVLLEITKCCDLYLMERVLDDESEAKVLQALETAGIFTSGGLVKDKVLFCSTEIGRTSFVRQLEPDWHIDTNPEISTQLARFIKFQLHVSAAKPERTAPNVFTSQSIEEFFGCA is encoded by the exons ATGGCTGAATCGTCATCACCTACAGAAGAGATCGGTCGACTAATCAAACGATTAAGCGGTTACGTGGCTTTCAAGATGTCTGGTCTCTTCTCTACACCTATTCGCAATCtg GATTCAAGATCGATTGGTGCCATAGCGGGGCTTGCAATCGCTGTGATATTCACATGGAGGGCAATAAGAAGACAACCTGAAAGAAGGAGACCAAAACGCAGGTTGCAATCAGATCATGAAACCTCTACTGCTCCTTCTCCTGATGTTTCTTCTTCGCCTCATGAGGATGTTGTTGATCAGTTTTTTCAGCCTGGAAAA ccTACATTGGGGCAGATAGTTAGGCAGAGACTTAGTGAAGGAAGGAAG GTAACATGCCGTCTTCTTGGTGTCATTCTTGAGGAATCAAGTCCTGAAGAACTTCAA AAACAAGCAACAGTGAGGTCATCCGTTGTGGAAGTTCTCCTAGAGATTACAAAGTGTTGTGATTTGTATCTCATGGAAAGAGTTCTTGACGATGAGAGCGAA GCCAAAGTTCTACAGGCACTAGAGACTGCAGGCATTTTCACATCTGGTGGTTTGGTCAAAGACAAG GTGCTGTTTTGTAGTACAGAGATCGGAAGAACTTCATTTGTAAGGCAACTAGAACCTGACTGGCATATTGATACAAATCCAGAAATCAGCACACAACTAGCT AGGTTCATAAAGTTTCAGCTGCACGTTTCTGCAGCGAAACCAGAGCGAACGGCTCCGAACGTGTTCACCTCACAATCAATAGAAGAGTTCTTTGGATGTGCTTGA
- the LOC108805665 gene encoding zinc finger CCCH domain-containing protein 40 isoform X1, with amino-acid sequence MMSGPSLYKTKLCILYEKNGHCSKPNCTFAHGAAELRLPGESSSFRGRRHNLDGDLRDKLGRHFSPERRPSLDRSGRRVQRFSGHENPRAFEKRRDVDYRENRRYDERSDYAGSRIEVRERDERNKFLGYNNVLEEQLKDVEQDVKMLTDEKLRLEAAVERKARDADSLTSKIQELRTQLDREKEECKRITSSTKKFVKEYNRFLRAQDDVKRSEARLQKLGTQLSTYLLGNEGNDMETDIEIESDEEKNGRNLRSASDLQNELQNTSSVSRKRHYVEQYTTKESVQDALIGRREEDKVENGRSPSRWNRIPSISFSEEESRARNEEDTMNKSSSKEDTRKRRRLSSGTSSSNKVMSSTSMAARVSDEVAEFDEENTREANGSPLISLPPPPPFRNAHFHGDEETKVDVIERRKADDVDSV; translated from the exons atgatGTCTGGGCCATCTTTGTATAAGACGAAGCTTTGTATTCTGTATGAGAAGAATGGTCACTGTTCGAAGCCTAATTGCACTTTCGCCCATGGAGCTGCTGAGCTCCGTCTTCCTGGTGAATCTTCTTCCTTCAGAG GCAGACGTCACAATCTTGATGGTGACTTAAGAGATAAACTTGGTAGACACTTTTCTCCAGAGCGGAGACCTTCTTTGGACAGAAGTGGAAGGAGAGTACAAAGATTTAGTG GACATGAAAATCCCAGGGCCTTTGAGAAGCGAAG AGATGTAGACTACAGGGAGAACCGCAGATATGATGAACGAAGTGATTATGCTGGAAGTAGGATTGAAGTCAGGGAAAGAGATGAACGAAATAAGTTTCTGGGATATAATAATGTTCTGGAAGAGCAG TTAAAAGATGTAGAGCAAGATGTTAAGATGTTAACTGATGAAAAATTACGGTTGGAG GCTGCTGTTGAAAGGAAGGCACGGGATGCAGACAGTCTTACTTCTAAGATCCAGGAGCTTAGGACCCAGTTGgatagagagaaagaggaaTGTAAGAG GATAACTTCAAGCACGAAGAAATTTGTGAAAGAATATAATCGTTTCTTGCGGGCACAAGATGATGTAAAGAG GTCAGAAGCTCGTCTTCAGAAGTTAGGAACCCAACTTAGTACGTATCTTCTTGGAAACGAAGGCAACGACATGGAAACAGACATCGAGATTGAGAGCGATGAAGAGAAAAATGGTCGGAATCTGAGAAGTGCTTCTGATTTACAAAATGAGCTGCAGAATACTTCTTCAGTGTCCAGGAAAAGGCATTATGTGGAACAGTATACTACCAAAGAATCTGTTCAAGATG CCTTGATAGGAAGacgtgaagaagataaggtgGAGAATGGGAGGAGTCCTTCTCGTTGGAATAGGATTCCTTCGATATCATTTTCTGAAGAGGAAAGTAGAGCGCGGAACGAGGAAGACACGATGAACAAGTCCTCATCGAAGGAAGACACTAGGAAAAGAAGAAGGCTCTCTTCTGGCACCTCATCTAGCAATAAG GTAATGTCGTCAACAAGCATGGCAGCTCGGGTATCTGATGAAGTGGCAGAGTTTGATGAAGAAAATACTCGAGAAGCCAATGGCTCTCCTCTCATATCTCTTCCTCCACCCCCACCTTTCAGAAATGCTCATTTTCAT GGAGACGAGGAGACAAAAGTCGATGTGATTGAACGGAGGAAAGCCGATGATGTTGATTCCGTCTGA
- the LOC108810610 gene encoding zinc finger protein CONSTANS-LIKE 12 yields MEPKCDYCATTQAIIYCKYDLAKLCLNCDVHVHSPNPLSRRHMRSLICDKCFSQPGIIQCLDHKVSYCQGCQWHVSNCSALGHRLQRLDPFSGCPSRTEFSRMWSSILESSVSSSVKPSIGSLPLVDPNNDMFNMSKINELDDLIGSSYSVMSQNNTYIQNLSDQSSFFSGDSKGCPDLLLKLEEGEEDLCEGLNLDNAPLNFDVGDDIICCSPQEHIESDHTLPNGLFVYKNIISVTDSNFTTDNPLEATSTGQKDCKSYQQSGPLQMNINIGLPLPTSPILFGQINPNIKGHESPVVDYQDCGMSTGFIMSDSPWESNLDVGSPQARNEAKLRYKEKKLKRTFGKQIRYASRKARADTRKRVKGRFVKAGDNYDYDPSSPTTNQ; encoded by the exons ATGGAGCCGAAATGTGATTATTGTGCAACCACACAAGCAATAATTTACTGCAAATACGATTTGGCTAAACTATGCCTAAACTGCGACGTCCATGTACACTCTCCGAATCCTCTGTCTCGCAGACACATGCGTTCTCTGATCTGCGATAAATGCTTCTCACAGCCTGGCATTATCCAATGTCTCGACCATAAGGTTTCATATTGCCAAGGATGCCAATGGCATGTAAGCAACTGCTCTGCTTTAGGACATAGACTTCAAAGGCTAGATCCATTCTCCGGTTGTCCTTCTCGGACGGAATTTTCAAGAATGTGGTCTTCAATTCTTGAATCTTCTGTTTCCAGTTCAGTTAAACCGTCCATTGGTTCTTTGCCCTTGGTTGATCCCAACAATGACATGTTCAACATGTCAAAAATCAACGAGTTAGACGATTTGATTGGTTCCTCTTATTCAGTAATGTCACAAAACAACACTTACATTCAGAATCTCAGTGATCAATCATCTTTCTTTTCTGGGGATTCTAAG GGATGTCCTGATTTGCTTTTAAAACTTGAAGAAGGGGAAGAAGATCTATGTGAGGGACTTAACTTGGACAATGCGCCGTTAAACTTTGATGTTGGAGATGATATCATCTGCTGCTCGCCACAAGAACACATAGAATCTGATCATACGTTGCCAAATGGTCTCTTTGTTTACAAGAACATCATATCTGTTACCGACTCAAACTTTACTACTGACAACCCTTTAGAG GCAACGTCAACAGGACAGAAAGATTGCAAAAGTTATCAACAGTCAGGTCCGTTGCAAATGAACATCAACATTGGACTTCCTCTTCCTACATCCCCGATCTTGTTCGGACAGATCAATCCGAACATCAAAGGTCATGAAAGCCCTGTAGTGGATTACCAGGATTGTGGTATGTCTACAGGGTTTATAATGAGTGATTCGCCATGGGAATCAAATCTTGACGTTGGGTCTCCACAAGCACGGAATGAAGCCAAGTTgagatacaaagagaagaaactcaAGCGCAC TTTTGGGAAACAGATTCGATATGCATCTCGCAAAGCGAGAGCTGACACGAGAAAAAGAGTGAAAGGAAGATTCGTGAAAGCTGGCGACAATTATGACTATGATCCATCATCACCAACCACGAATCAATGA
- the LOC108807730 gene encoding uncharacterized protein LOC108807730: MLREHFYYMTKTFSVGGKTWLLTLHRKRFSTLDDKWISIFLHLADNERLLPDERIYTRGHFRVLDPCGSNHITEKFICWHDQSNSGFGHDKVVSMAKLQEVYLDEEDTLSVEIEFEVISATNYSPII; the protein is encoded by the exons ATGTTGAGAGAACATTTTTATTACATGACTAAGACATTTTCAGTGGGAGGAAAGACATG GTTGCTAACGCTTCATCGCAAGCGCTTCTCTACATTAGACGACAAATGGATCTCCATTTTTCTGCATCTGGCCGACAATGAAAGATTATTACCAGATGAGAGGATTTACACGCGTGGTCATTTCCGAGTTCTAGACCCATGTGGATCAAATCACATCACAGAGAAAT TTATCTGCTGGCACGATCAATCAAACTCAGGTTTTGGTCACGACAAAGTGGTGTCAATGGCTAAGCTCCAGGAGGTTTACTTGGACGAAGAAGACACTTTGAGCGTAGAGATTGAATTTGAAGTTATCTCTGCGACCAATTACTCTCCCATTATCTAA
- the LOC108809476 gene encoding B-box domain protein 31 gives MCRGVNEEENRSVHGGCRSLCTRPSVPVRCELCGSDASVFCEADSAFLCRKCDRWVHGANFLAWRHVRRVLCTACQKLTRKCLVGDNYHLVLPLATAGVAAVEDTTRSEQDSNDDEVPFVFL, from the coding sequence atgTGTAGAGGCGTGAATGAAGAAGAGAACAGAAGCGTCCACGGAGGTTGCCGGAGTCTCTGCACGAGACCAAGTGTTCCGGTTAGGTGTGAGCTTTGCGGCAGTGATGCCTCCGTGTTTTGTGAGGCGGACTCGGCTTTCCTCTGTAGGAAGTGCGACCGGTGGGTTCATGGAGCTAATTTTCTTGCTTGGAGACATGTGAGGCGTGTGTTATGCACTGCATGTCAGAAGCTCACACGCAAGTGCCTCGTCGGAGACAACTACCACCTTGTATTACCGTTGGCGACGGCAGGAGTAGCAGCCGTGGAAGATACGACACGGAGTGAACAAGATAGTAACGATGACGAGGTTCCGTTTGTATTTCtctga
- the LOC108805665 gene encoding zinc finger CCCH domain-containing protein 40 isoform X2 encodes MTFTYLVPICGFLPLLVRRGHFLCGLFELASRRHNLDGDLRDKLGRHFSPERRPSLDRSGRRVQRFSGHENPRAFEKRRDVDYRENRRYDERSDYAGSRIEVRERDERNKFLGYNNVLEEQLKDVEQDVKMLTDEKLRLEAAVERKARDADSLTSKIQELRTQLDREKEECKRITSSTKKFVKEYNRFLRAQDDVKRSEARLQKLGTQLSTYLLGNEGNDMETDIEIESDEEKNGRNLRSASDLQNELQNTSSVSRKRHYVEQYTTKESVQDALIGRREEDKVENGRSPSRWNRIPSISFSEEESRARNEEDTMNKSSSKEDTRKRRRLSSGTSSSNKVMSSTSMAARVSDEVAEFDEENTREANGSPLISLPPPPPFRNAHFHGDEETKVDVIERRKADDVDSV; translated from the exons ATGACTTTCACTTATTTAGTACCCATTTGTGGCTTTCTCCCACTCCTGGTAAGAAGAGGACATTTTCTTTGTGGTCTCTTTGAGCTGGCAA GCAGACGTCACAATCTTGATGGTGACTTAAGAGATAAACTTGGTAGACACTTTTCTCCAGAGCGGAGACCTTCTTTGGACAGAAGTGGAAGGAGAGTACAAAGATTTAGTG GACATGAAAATCCCAGGGCCTTTGAGAAGCGAAG AGATGTAGACTACAGGGAGAACCGCAGATATGATGAACGAAGTGATTATGCTGGAAGTAGGATTGAAGTCAGGGAAAGAGATGAACGAAATAAGTTTCTGGGATATAATAATGTTCTGGAAGAGCAG TTAAAAGATGTAGAGCAAGATGTTAAGATGTTAACTGATGAAAAATTACGGTTGGAG GCTGCTGTTGAAAGGAAGGCACGGGATGCAGACAGTCTTACTTCTAAGATCCAGGAGCTTAGGACCCAGTTGgatagagagaaagaggaaTGTAAGAG GATAACTTCAAGCACGAAGAAATTTGTGAAAGAATATAATCGTTTCTTGCGGGCACAAGATGATGTAAAGAG GTCAGAAGCTCGTCTTCAGAAGTTAGGAACCCAACTTAGTACGTATCTTCTTGGAAACGAAGGCAACGACATGGAAACAGACATCGAGATTGAGAGCGATGAAGAGAAAAATGGTCGGAATCTGAGAAGTGCTTCTGATTTACAAAATGAGCTGCAGAATACTTCTTCAGTGTCCAGGAAAAGGCATTATGTGGAACAGTATACTACCAAAGAATCTGTTCAAGATG CCTTGATAGGAAGacgtgaagaagataaggtgGAGAATGGGAGGAGTCCTTCTCGTTGGAATAGGATTCCTTCGATATCATTTTCTGAAGAGGAAAGTAGAGCGCGGAACGAGGAAGACACGATGAACAAGTCCTCATCGAAGGAAGACACTAGGAAAAGAAGAAGGCTCTCTTCTGGCACCTCATCTAGCAATAAG GTAATGTCGTCAACAAGCATGGCAGCTCGGGTATCTGATGAAGTGGCAGAGTTTGATGAAGAAAATACTCGAGAAGCCAATGGCTCTCCTCTCATATCTCTTCCTCCACCCCCACCTTTCAGAAATGCTCATTTTCAT GGAGACGAGGAGACAAAAGTCGATGTGATTGAACGGAGGAAAGCCGATGATGTTGATTCCGTCTGA
- the LOC108807340 gene encoding leucine-rich repeat extensin-like protein 5, which translates to MLCYVGKATKIFIFIVTVVGVIGLVVGLGILRRHSHHCSGDYCSSPTDPSSSSASPFITPFPNPTPNPNPPELGSSPPAPPGSSSPNPSLPITSPTPPAPIVNQNSPPPPSSLNPPPQFSPPPPDSDTTAAPPPPASQSTIAPPPPAEESASPPLNPPSSVVNNPPPVHAKLVND; encoded by the coding sequence ATGCTCTGCTATGTCGGAAAAGCCaccaagatttttattttcatcgTCACCGTTGTCGGCGTCATTGGTCTCGTCGTAGGCTTGGGCATCCTCCGTCGTCACTCACACCACTGCTCCGGCGACTATTGCTCATCTCCCACCGATCCTTCCTCTTCCTCCGCCTCCCCTTTCATAACTCCGTTTCCTAATCCTACCCCAAACCCGAACCCGCCTGAGCTCGGATCTTCCCCACCTGCCCCGCCCGGCTCATCATCCCCAAACCCATCTCTTCCAATCACCTCCCCAACTCCGCCGGCGCCGATCGTAAACCAGAATTCGCCTCCGCCTCCGTCTAGTCTGAATCCTCCGCCGCAGTTTTCACCTCCTCCGCCGGATTCAGATACAACCGCCGCACCTCCTCCACCTGCATCGCAGTCGACAATCGCGCCGCCACCTCCGGCCGAAGAATCGGCATCACCGCCGCTAAATCCGCCGAGCTCCGTAGTGAATAATCCCCCACCAGTGCATGCGAAGCTGGTGAACGACTAA
- the LOC108805665 gene encoding zinc finger CCCH domain-containing protein 40 isoform X3, whose product MGDNDFHLFSTHLWLSPTPGRRHNLDGDLRDKLGRHFSPERRPSLDRSGRRVQRFSGHENPRAFEKRRDVDYRENRRYDERSDYAGSRIEVRERDERNKFLGYNNVLEEQLKDVEQDVKMLTDEKLRLEAAVERKARDADSLTSKIQELRTQLDREKEECKRITSSTKKFVKEYNRFLRAQDDVKRSEARLQKLGTQLSTYLLGNEGNDMETDIEIESDEEKNGRNLRSASDLQNELQNTSSVSRKRHYVEQYTTKESVQDALIGRREEDKVENGRSPSRWNRIPSISFSEEESRARNEEDTMNKSSSKEDTRKRRRLSSGTSSSNKVMSSTSMAARVSDEVAEFDEENTREANGSPLISLPPPPPFRNAHFHGDEETKVDVIERRKADDVDSV is encoded by the exons ATGGGAGACAATGACTTTCACTTATTTAGTACCCATTTGTGGCTTTCTCCCACTCCTG GCAGACGTCACAATCTTGATGGTGACTTAAGAGATAAACTTGGTAGACACTTTTCTCCAGAGCGGAGACCTTCTTTGGACAGAAGTGGAAGGAGAGTACAAAGATTTAGTG GACATGAAAATCCCAGGGCCTTTGAGAAGCGAAG AGATGTAGACTACAGGGAGAACCGCAGATATGATGAACGAAGTGATTATGCTGGAAGTAGGATTGAAGTCAGGGAAAGAGATGAACGAAATAAGTTTCTGGGATATAATAATGTTCTGGAAGAGCAG TTAAAAGATGTAGAGCAAGATGTTAAGATGTTAACTGATGAAAAATTACGGTTGGAG GCTGCTGTTGAAAGGAAGGCACGGGATGCAGACAGTCTTACTTCTAAGATCCAGGAGCTTAGGACCCAGTTGgatagagagaaagaggaaTGTAAGAG GATAACTTCAAGCACGAAGAAATTTGTGAAAGAATATAATCGTTTCTTGCGGGCACAAGATGATGTAAAGAG GTCAGAAGCTCGTCTTCAGAAGTTAGGAACCCAACTTAGTACGTATCTTCTTGGAAACGAAGGCAACGACATGGAAACAGACATCGAGATTGAGAGCGATGAAGAGAAAAATGGTCGGAATCTGAGAAGTGCTTCTGATTTACAAAATGAGCTGCAGAATACTTCTTCAGTGTCCAGGAAAAGGCATTATGTGGAACAGTATACTACCAAAGAATCTGTTCAAGATG CCTTGATAGGAAGacgtgaagaagataaggtgGAGAATGGGAGGAGTCCTTCTCGTTGGAATAGGATTCCTTCGATATCATTTTCTGAAGAGGAAAGTAGAGCGCGGAACGAGGAAGACACGATGAACAAGTCCTCATCGAAGGAAGACACTAGGAAAAGAAGAAGGCTCTCTTCTGGCACCTCATCTAGCAATAAG GTAATGTCGTCAACAAGCATGGCAGCTCGGGTATCTGATGAAGTGGCAGAGTTTGATGAAGAAAATACTCGAGAAGCCAATGGCTCTCCTCTCATATCTCTTCCTCCACCCCCACCTTTCAGAAATGCTCATTTTCAT GGAGACGAGGAGACAAAAGTCGATGTGATTGAACGGAGGAAAGCCGATGATGTTGATTCCGTCTGA
- the LOC108809888 gene encoding putative cysteine-rich repeat secretory protein 17, whose product MYMSPSVSKRLLLVPILAVVAIQLLFVCAASSVNMTNTYLHHKCFVSQGKYKPGSQYEKNLKRIRNEISPESFKRGYNSTHLGAGPDFIIMFLQCRGDTHGPKCRSCYANAQPEFFKRCPRYKGGIIWYDQCSLYFSTIDSIGMIDYDNNFCMSNKKKVDDYLYNHLKPRYFIDDLIQNTTREANPKAPYYTVEEKKVANVTIYGMAECSFDMSQRNCRKCLERNNFYFRRCFHNKIGARVLGKSCSFRYELYPFISPEAGPKYLKS is encoded by the exons ATGTATATGTCACCGTCTGTATCAAAACGCCTCCTTTTGGTCCCTATCTTGGCTGTGGTGGCCATACAACTTCTATTTGTATGCGCTGCTTCGTCAGTGAACATGACAAATACGTATCTACACCACAAATGCTTTGTCAGTCAAGGGAAATACAAACCGGGAAGTCAGTATGAGAAAAACCTAAAACGTATCAGGAATGAAATCTCTCCTGAAAGTTTTAAAAGAGGTTACAACTCTACGCACCTTGGTGCAGGTCCCGATTTCATAATCATGTTCCTTCAATGCCGCGGAGACACCCACGGGCCCAAATGCCGTTCTTGCTATGCTAACGCCCAACCCGAG TTTTTTAAGAGATGCCCAAGATATAAAGGTGGAATAATATGGTACGACCAatgttctttatatttttctacgATCGATTCTATAGGGATGATCGATTACGACAACAATTTCTGTATGTCCAATAAAAAGAAAGTAGACGACTATCTATATAACCATTTAAAACCGCGGTATTTCATCGACGATTTGATACAAAATACCACTCGTGAAGCTAACCCGAAAGCGCCGTACTACACGGTGGAGGAGAAGAAGGTGGCGAATGTAACGATATATGGAATGGCTGAGTGCTCCTTCGACATGTCGCAAAGAAACTGTAGGAAGTGTTTAGAACGaaataatttctattttagaagatgttttcataataaaatagGAGCCAGAGTTTTGGGTAAAAGCTGTAGTTTTAGGTACGAGCTTTATCCTTTCATTTCCCCTGAGGCCGGTCCTAAATATTTGAAGTCTTAA
- the LOC108810848 gene encoding cysteine-rich repeat secretory protein 18-like, which yields MYILPSVSKRLVLVPVLAVMAMQILFVRTVSSVNMTNTYLHHKCFVDQGKYEPGSEYEENLNFIIDPIPVTSESFERGTKMEMIGEGPDLISLTLQCRGDTSGPRCRSCYATALSALHRRCPGYKGRMIWYDQCILEISTIDSLDEIDYNNNLCMSNEKKMMAHYYSNSNWLDLIHNLTTKAIRQGNSKGMYYAAGETRLGIDNIYAMVQCSFYLSSKDCEKCLRHNIRHYQDCLFNRQGARVLGKSCSFRYEFYPFLLEKSRPKYLKI from the exons ATGTATATTTTACCGTCTGTATCAAAACGCCTCGTTTTGGTCCCTGTCTTGGCTGTGATGGCCATGCAAATTCTCTTTGTACGCACTGTTTCGTCAGTGAACATGACAAATACATATCTACACCACAAATGCTTTGTCGATCAAGGTAAATACGAGCCGGGAAGTGAGTATGAGGAAAACCTAAACTTTATCATCGATCCAATCCCTGTAACGAGTGAGAGTTTTGAAAGAGGTACCAAAATGGAAATGATTGGTGAAGGTCCTGATTTAATATCCCTCACCCTTCAGTGCCGCGGCGATACCAGTGGGCCTAGATGCCGTTCTTGCTATGCTACTGCCCTTTCCGCG CTTCACAGAAGATGTCCGGGTTACAAAGGACGAATGATATGGTACGACCAATGCATTCTGGAGATATCTACGATTGATTCTTTAGATGAGATCGACTACAACAACAATTTATGTATGTCgaatgaaaagaaaatgatgGCCCATTATTATTCCAACTCGAATTGGCTGGATCTCATCCATAATCTGACAACTAAAGCCATTCGTCAAGGCAATTCAAAAGGGATGTACTACGCAGCGGGGGAGACGAGGCTCGGAATTGATAACATATATGCAATGGTGCAGTGTTCTTTTTACTTGTCGTcaaaggattgcgagaagtgTCTGAGACATAATATCAGACATTATCAAGATTGCTTGTTTAATAGACAAGGAGCGAGAGTTTTAGGTAAAAGTTGTAGCTTTAGGTATGAATTTTACCCTTTCCTTCTTGAGAAGAGCCGTcctaaatatttgaaaatttag